CTCCCGCCTGCGACGCCTGTGCGATCCCCGCGTCGTCGCGCTGTCGGCGACGATGCCCAACGTGGACGACGTGGCGGCGTGGCTCGACGCCCCCGAAGAGACGACGTTCGAGTTCGACGAGGAGTACCGGCCGGTCGACCTCAACGCGGGCGTCAAGACCTACACGCACGGCGAGAACTCCTTCGCGGACAAGTACCGCCGGCTGTACCGCGCCCTCGACCTGGCCGAACCGCACCTCCGGGAGGACGGCCAGGCGCTCGTGTTCGTCGCTTCCCGGCAGGACACCGTCCGCGCGGCCGAGAAGGCCCGCGACGAGATCGCCGAGCGGGACGTTCCGATGGGCGCCCGCGGCGACTACGATTTTCATACCGAATCGAAAGAACTCGAGAACGACAAACTCCGCAACTCCGTCCTCGACGGGGTCGCGTTCCACCACGCCGGCCTCTCGAAGAACGACCGCGACCTGATCGAGGAGTGGTTCAAGCAGGGCCACGTCGAACTGCTGTTCTCGACGTCGACGCTGGCCTGGGGCGTCAACCTCCCCGCACGCTGCGTCGTCATCCGCGATACGAAGCTCCACGACCCGCTCGAGGGCGAGGTGGACATGAGTCCCTTAGACGTCCTCCAGATGCTCGGACGCGCGGGGCGACCGGGGTACGACGACGTCGGCTACGGCTGGGTCGTCTGCGACACCGCCGAGGCCGACAAGTACCGCCAACTGCTGCGCGACGGCAAGGAGATCGAATCGCGACTCGCGGAGAGCTTAGAGACCCACCTCAACGCCGAGATCGCGATGGGGACGATCACCGATCTCGACGACGTGATGGACTGGCTCGAGACGACCTTCTACTACGTGCGCGGCCAGTCCAAGCCCGAGGAGTACGACTTCCCGAATCTCCGCGAACGCGTCCGGGACTGCCTCGAGGAACTGGTGGACCGCGGGTTCGTCGAAACCAGCGAGGACCTCTCTATCGAGGCGACGTCCCGCGGCGTGTTGGCGTCCAAGTACTACCTGCGCCTCGAGACGGCCGCGAAGTTCGCGGAGCTGTGCGATCGGGTCGAGGAGGGACACGACCTCGAGACCGGCGACGTCCTCGAGGCGGTCGCGACCGCCGGCGAGTTCGAGTCCGTTTCGGCCCGCCAGGACGAACGCGACGCGATCGACGCGGTGCTCGTGGGCCAGGAGTACGGCGACCTCGAGGCCGGCCAGCGGAAGGTGCTGGCGATCCTCCGGAGCGCGGCCAGCGGGACGACGCCCGCGGAACTGGCCAGCGACGCCTGGGTCATCCGGCGCAACGCGACGCGGCTCGTCTCGGCGCTGGGCGCCTTCCTCGATCGGTTCGTCGGCCCGCACGCGGCGAATCTCGCTCGCCGGGCCGAGGCTCGGATCGAGAACGGCGTTTCGGCGGACGCTGTGGGGCTAACAGCTATCGACGGCGTCGGCCCCGGCCGCGCGAGCAAGTTAGCGAAGGAGGGGCTGTCGACCCCCGGCGACATCGCCGACGCCGGAATCGACGGGCTGATCGACGCCGGCCTCTCGGAGGGCGTGGCCGAGCGGGTCTACGAGGGCGCCCAGTCGCTGCCCTCGATCGAGATTGACTGGGGGGACTTCCCCGAGACCGTCGCGACCGGCGAGAACGAGGTCCGCGAGGTGACCGTCCGGAACGTCGGCGAACCCGCGCGGGCCGGCATCCGGGTGACCGTCAACGGCCGCGAGATGACGAGCACGAACACCTACCTCCGCGACGCCGACACCGTCCCCGTCGGCGTCTTCGGCGCGGAGACGGACGAACTCGAGTACACCGTGAGCGTCGCGTTCCCCGAGGAGCCGCTGATTCCGATCGAGGAGACGCGCACGGTTCGGGTCGAATAGGCGGACATCAGTCAGTCTGAATCCGACGCCTCGAGAAGGAGAACCGAAAGCGGCGCTATTCTGTCAGTTCGAGGACCGTCGCCCGCAGTTCGGCCGGCGAATCGACGATTTCGTCGGCCGGCGAGAGGTCGAGGTCGCCGTGGGCGTCGATCCGGTAGGCGACGACCACCGCACCGGCCCGCGAGCCCGCTTCGACGCCGTTTTCGGAATCTTCGACGACGACGCACTCTTCTGCGGGCACGCCGACCTCGCTCGCGGCGTACTCGAAGACGTCGGGCTCGGGCTTGCCCGCCGCGTCGATGTCCTCGGCGCTGACGACGTGGTCAAACGAGTCCTCGAGGTCGAACCGCTCGAGGACGATATCGATCCAGTCGTGAGGAGAGGACGAGACGAGTGCGCGTTCGACGCCGCGCTCGCCCAGTTCGGCGAGCAGATCGTGGAGGCCGTCGAGGGCCTCGACGTGCTCGCGGTAGATTTCGCGGGCGGTTTCCTCGAAGCGGTCCTCGAACTCCGCGCGGGAGATGGCAGTTCCGTATTCGGCCTCGAGGTAGTCGTAGGTCTCGCGGTAGTTCATGCCGGTCACTTCGGCGACGTCGACGTTCGCGTCGGGGACGGCGGCGGGGAGGATATCGTCGGCCTGGAACTCGGTCCAGTAGTCTTCGCTGTTGACGAGCACGCCGTCCATGTCGAACAAGACTGCCTGCATGTCGGTCACGTGAGTCGGGCTACCCGACGAATCCGTATAGCCGTTTGGTCAGCGGCCCGCGGTGCCGGTACGCGGCGCCGATCAGTCCGAGGACGTCCGGAACGTCCGGATCGTATCTCGTCGGCCCTCCGTCGCGTCGAGTTCGGTACAGCCGCGGTCGGTGAAAATCCCGTTCCAGTCGCGGTAGTAGAGCGGAAACTCGTCGTTGACGTAGTTCACGTCGGGATCGCTCGAGGCTGCGCGATCCGGCGTTCGGTTCGCACTCGAATCGGAACCCGACGAGTCGGGCTCCGAATCCGAATCGGGATCGGCGTTGCCCTCGTTCTCCGCCGTAATGAGTAGCTCCCCGGCGATTCGCGACAGTTCGTCGAAGACCCACGCCGCGTCCGGGTGGAGGTGCTGGAGCGTCTCGACGGAGTAGACCGCGTCGAACTGATCGTCCTCGAAGTCCTCCACGGCGTCTTCGATCGCGTCCAGATAGAAGGTCCCGTCGTCGGCGAGGTCGGGATACGCGTCTTCCATGACGTCGAACGCGTGCGCGTTCATCTCGAGTCCGGCGAGGTTTTCGAACCCGTTGGCGTGGAGGTGGGAGAGGTGGCGACCCGAACTGCACCCGAGCTCGAGCACGGTCGCGTCTCGCCCGCGATCGAGGTGGCGCTCGAGGCGGCGGCGAATACGCTCGCTCGTCTCGTCGGGGCCGTAGTAGGCGTAGTACTCCGGCGAAAACTCTCCGGAGCGGTGTTTCCACTGCCGCCGAACGTCGGTAGAATCCATACCTAATAGGCGGCGCGGAGACGTAAAGCTCCGTTGCAGACGGTCCCGTCATGGAACAAACGAGAGCTGGTCGGATATCGCCGGCAGAACCCGCGATTCCGCGGAAGGAGAGCGACGTTTCGACGGATCGAACGCTATTCTCGAAATAACCGGCAGTGTGTGGATATTCTTCTACTATAGTCGCAGTTCGAGATACGTTCGAACACCGGATTAGGATTTTAGAATACGAATGCGGAACACTTATCCGTGTATCGTGATTTCGTTTAGTCGCAATGGCAAACGGAACGGTCGACTTCTTTAACGACACAGGCGGCTACGGTTTCATCGAGACTGAGGACTCCGACGACGACGTATTCTTCCACATGGAAGACGTTGGCGGCGAGGACCTGACGGAAGGAACCGAGATCGAATTCGACATCGAACAGGCCCCCAAGGGCCCCCGCGCGACGAACGTCGTTCGCGCGTAATACGGTTCACGGCGTCGTCGGAAGACGATAGCGTGTAACTCGTTTCTACTATCCACTGACGACCGGAGAGTTACAACCTCGAGCGAGGCGTCGTCCCCACGTAAGTACAACCGAGAGCCGTGGCTGCGACGCTACCCGAAGACCGAACCGCGGCGCTCGTGTTCCAACTCTTCGGTGACGGCCGCGGCGATATCCTCGCCGAACTCCCGCTCGACGAGCCACAGCGCCAGATCGATCCCCGACGTTACTCCGCCGGCGGTCAGCACGTCGCCGTCGTCGACGACCCGCTCGTCGACCACGTTCGCCGCCGACGCCTCGAGATCCTCGGCCGCGACCTGGTGCGTGGTGGCGGGCCGGCCCTCGAGTAGTCCCGCCTCGGCTAAGATCATCGCGCCGGTACAGACCGAGGCGACGGTCGCACCCTCGGCGTAGCGCTCGTCGACCGCGTCGGGTAGGACGCCGTCCTCGACGACGGCCCTGACACCCCCGTTCGCCGTCGTCCAGCCGCCGCCGGGGACGATCAGGAGGTCGGGCCGGCCCAGCGTCCCGTCCGGTTCGACCCGAAGTTCGTGGCTCGCCGTTACCAGGTCGGTCTCCTCGAGCGTTACCAACTGCACGTCCAGCGACGCGCCGGCGTGGGCGGCGTTCTCGAGGACCTCGTAGGGCCCGATCGCGTCGAGTTCGTCGAAGCCGTCGAAGAGGACGATTTCGGCTGTGGTGTCGACCATATCGGTGGGTGGACCGCGGGCAGGAAAGCGGTTTCCCTGACCGTCCCGGCGGGGCCGCGAACGTGGCTCGTCTCTCGAGTCATCCCTCCGGGAGGGAACGCTCGAGCAGGAGCGACGGTCGCGGGCGAAAGGGATTATCGACCACCGGGACGCGACTGTCCGTCGCGGTCGAAACTCGACCGTTCAATCCGCGTTGAACGACATACAAACCGGCGAAAGCGTCGTTCAAATGGGTTCAAACTCCCGAAAAAAGCGTTGGCGGTATTCCACCTTCATATCGGTCCGGCCCTCGAGGATCGGATGCGAACTATGAACCGAACGACGCTCATCGCAGCCGCGATCGCAGTGCTGGTTGCAACGACCGGTCTCGCCGCCGCCGTTCCGGGGAACGCACCCGCGTCCCCGGCCGACGAGGCGGACGCGAACGCGACGAACACGCACGAAAACGGAAACGGAAACGAAAGCAACGGAGCCGCGAACGCAAACGCCGCTGGCTCGGCGAACGCGAACGCTGACGACGACCGCGCCGGAAACGGACAGGGACCGGCCGTCGACCTCCCTGACCGGGTCCCGGACCACGTCTCCGCGATCCACGACCGTATCTCGTCGTTCCTGAGCGGCGACCTCGAGAACCCGCTCGGTGACGAGATCAGCGACGTGACGCCGGGCGACGATGACGAGAGTTCCGATGACGACGGCGACGATACAGACGCTGACGATGCAGACGCTGACGAAGACGGCGATGACGACGCCGACGCTAACGAGACCGAGTCCGAAGTCGACGACGACTCGACTGACGACGCCGACGACGAGTCGGCGGACGACGAAACCGACGCCTAACGACCGTCACCGTCCCGCTGGGCAGTCAGTTACGGCCGACTGTCGACGGTCACCGACGCCTTCGGCCCTCCCTCCCGCTGACGGACCGCCCGCTCGCTCCCGCTGGCGGACGTCCTCCCCGTTTCCCGACGGCTTACCCGCGACGTCGACCGGTCAGTCGGTAGTCGACGGGCGAGCCGCCCCTGTTGACACGGAACTATCATAAAATCATGATTTCCGTTCCCTTTAAGCGATGGTACGAGCATCGAGCGGTATGAACGGTCGCGTCGGCGTGGCGGTCCTAGTCGTCGCGGCACTGCTCCTCAGTCCCGGTATCGGGGCGGCTGCGGCCGATCCGACGGACGGTGAGCCGTCGCTCGCGCTCTCGAGCGGGAGCGCGCAGGCCGACTCCGAATCTGAGCCCGAGTCCGGGGCCGAGACGGCGACCTGGGGAATCGCGCAGGACCAGAGTCGGATCGACGCCGACGAGGTCCGGATGGACGTCGCGGTCCAACCGAACGGCACCGCCGAGTGGACCCTCGAGTTCTGGATCCGCCTGAACGACGAGGAGAGCAGGACGGCGTTCGACTCCCTGCAGTCAGATATCCGGGACGACCCGGACAACTACACGCGCTCGTTCGCCGACCGGATGCGAACGACGGTCGCCACCGCGAGCGACGCGACCGGCCGCGAGATGCGCGCCGACGGGTTCGCCGTCGAGACGGAGCGGCGTTCGTTCGCCCGCGAGTACGGCGTCGTCAGGTACGCGTTCCGGTGGCACGGGTTCGTCGCCGTCGAAGACGACGGCACCGTCCTCCGCGCGGGCGACGCCATCGAGGGGCTCTTCCTCGACGACGGCACCCGGCTGCTCCTCGAGTGGCCGGCGGGCTACGAACTCGAGTCGGCGACGCCCGACCCCGATGAGCGGCGCGAACGGGCCGTCCTCTGGCGGGGCGGCCAGACCGACTTCATCACCGGCGAGCCGCAGGTCGTGGTGACTACCGGCGGGCCCAGTACGGCGCTCGTGGCCGCGATCGCGGCCGTCGTCATCGGACTCGGCGCTGCCGGTGCGTGGCGCTACCGCGACCGACTCCCGACGAGCGGTGGGCGACCATCGGGCGGACGCGAGCCCGACGCCGGTTCGCCGTCAGCGGCAGCGAGCGACGGTGCGTCACCGACGGCCGCGAGTGCGAGTACGGACGACGGCTCGAGTTCGAATACCAACTCGAGCGACGCCGAGACGCCGAGTTCGGAGGCGGCGCCGGAATCTATCCCCGCGAGCGACGTCGATCCCGAACTCCTCAGCAACGAGGAGCAGGTCCTCCGGCTCGTCCGCGACCGCGGCGGACGGATGAAACAGCAGGCGGTCGTCGAGGAACTCGGCTGGACCGACGCGAAGACCAGCAAGGTCGTCAGCGGGCTGCGCGAGGACGACGCGCTCGAGTCGTTCCGGATCGGCCGCGAGAACGTGCTCGCGCTGCCCGACGCGGTCGATCACGCCGCGGTGAACGGAGGTGACGCCGATACCGATGACTCGTAACCGACTGAGACGACGACGAGAGCCGCTCGCCGAAGCCGAAGCCGACGGTGCCCCGCCGAAATCGGCGGCAAACGGAACGCATCGTCTCGAGAACCGATTCCGAATCGACTCCCGTACCCGTACCCACCCACATCCATGACCGGACTCCCGAACCGACTCACGACGATCACGCTCGCGACGATCCTCGTCGTTGCGATCCTCGCAGCGCCGCTCGGCGGCGCAGCTGCGATACCGGCCTCGAGCGGCGTCCAGGAGACGGACGCCGACGGCTCGGCGAACGAATCGATCCAACCCGGCGCGCAGTTCGCCGGCGTCGTCGGCGTCCAGCAGGCCGAAATCAACGGCAGCGTGTCGGAGCGCGCCTACGCCGCCGAACTCGCAACCGCGGAGAACAACGAATCGAAGGCGGCGATCATCGACGAGCGCATCGCGACGACCGAAACCCGGCTCGCTACCCTCGAGCGGCGTCTCGCGACGCTGAACGAGTCCCGCGAGGCCGGCGAACTGAACGACGGTCGCTACCGCGCGGCGGTCGCGAAGACCGTCGCCGAGATCCGAAGCCTCGAGCGCGAACTGGAAACCGTCGAGTCCGCCGCGGCCGACGTTCCCGACCGCGTCCTGGCCGAACAGGGCGTCGACCGCGACGCGATCCGAACGCTGCGCGAGCGGGCTAGCGAGCTTGACGGCCCGGAGACCGCGGCAGCCGCGCGCTCGATCGCCGGCGACGGTGCCGGCCGAGCGTTCGGTCCCGAACGACAGCCCGGACCGCCGATCGACGTCGACGACCGGCGAGGCGGTGACGGCGCCGGTCCCGACGGCGCAGTGCCGGGCCGCGGATCCGACGGTGCGGCGAACGCGAGCGCACCGTAACCCGTCATCCCTGGTCGAGCGCAGCCTGCGGCTACGGTGATCGAGCGGACCGGGCGACGGGTCACCGGTCGATTTCGACCCTCTTTTTTGGTGACATGCACGACCGTCTGTATGGACGAGCAGCAACGAGTTGCGGCATTCGTCGAGCAGCGCGGCCTCGAGACGCCGCCCGAGTACCGAGTGCTCGACCTCGCCTCCGAGGTCGGCGAACTCGCGAAGGACGCCAACGAGTCGACCGCGTACGGGTCCGACCCGGACGGCCTCGAGATCGAGTCGGACGAGATCGGCGACGCGCTGTTCGCCCTGCTCGCGCTCGCCGACTCGCTCGAGATCGACGCCGGCGAGGCGATCGAGGAGGCGCTCGAGAAGTACGAGGAGCGACTGGCGGAGACGGATTCGCCGGGTTCTGGTGAATAAGCGGAGTAGAAAGCGGCGCGAACCGGTCAGGGAGCGACGTCGCCCTCGACGCCCTCGAGGTCGAGCACTGCGGTCGCCGCCTCGCGCACGTCCGCGAGTGCGTTCGGCGGCGCGTAGACGCCCAGTCGCCAGATCTCGCGGGTGCAGGCGTCCAGCCCGGCCACCAGCGCCGAGCGCTCCTCGAGCCGGCGGAGGTCGCCGTCGACGACGATTTTCGCGCGCGATTCCGGCGAACTCGGTTCGGCGGGACTGTCGAGGATGACAGCTGCGGGATCGGCGCCGGCAATTTCGGCGATCTCGCGCTCGAGTTTGCGGGTCCGATCGTACGCGAGGCCGACGAACCGGTCGGGGACGGCCGCGCGGCGGACCCAGACGGCCCGCTTGTAGAGGTTGCGCTCGCGGATTCGCGTCGCGGTATCGGCGGTTCGGTCGTACTCCGCGAAGGTCGCGAGCAGTTCCGCGTCGGTCAGTCTGGCGAACCGCTCGGGGTCGACGACGCCGTCCGCGAGGAGTCGTTCGCTGGCCCGGTCGAGCATCGCGCCGGCGATCCGCGAGACGTGGTGGCGGTAGACGGTCGCGTTCATCAGCGTCCGCGCGATCAGCGCGCTCTCGGCCGTCGCGACGTTACCTTCCTCGAGGGCGAGTTCGCCGTCGACGCGGCGCAAGGCGTAGAGCAATCGGGCGTGATCGATCGTGCCGTAAGGGACGCCGGTGTGGTGGGCGTCGCGAACGAGGTAGTCCATCCGATCGACGTCCAGCGAACCGGAGACGAGTTCGCCCAGCGGCCCGCGGCCGTCGACGGTCGCCGCGACGGCCGCGGGGTCGAGCCCCTGCTCGGCGAGCACGCGGCCGAGGTCGCCGTCCGGGTCGGAAAGCAACCACTCGATCTCGTCGTGGTGGCGGTCCGTATGGCGCTCGATCGCGGCTTCGGTCTGGTGGCCGAAGGGGCCGTGGCCGACGTCGTGGACCAGCGCCGCCGCGCGGAGCCGGTCGGCGAGCGCGTCGTCGACCTCGAGGCGGTCGACCGCCCGCGAGGCGAGGTGGTAGACGCCGAGGCTGTGCTCGAAGCGCGTGTGGTTCGCGGAGGGGTAAACCAACTGGACGGTACTCAGCTGGCGAACGTTCCGCAGGCGCTGCATTTCCGGGGTGTCCAGCAGCGCCTCCGCGGTCGGGCCGAGTTCGATGTAGTCGTGGACGCTGTCCTTGATCGTCGTCATCGTCATAACGTCGTCATAGCGAAGATTCCTCTCGGTCGTTCGTCGCAACGCTGATCCCGGTCGTCCGGTGCCGCTCGCTCGAGCGGCTCGACGCGGGCAGGTGTCGCCTGCCGGACCGCGCTACTTGCACAGCGCGTGCAACAGCGTACGGTCGATCTGGCGGTAGGTCTCCTCGATCGACCCCGAGTTGTCGATCACGACGTGCTCGCGCTCGAGGGGCTCGAACGACTCCTTGACGAGGCGGTACACGCGGAGATCGGCGTCGCTGACGGAGTCCGTACTCGTCCGGTTTTCGATGCGCGTCTCGACGACGTCGGCGTCGCAGGTGACGCGCGTAAAGATCGCCTCCGCGCCGACGTCGTCGGCGAGCGTCGCTGCGCGGTTCCGGAGCCGCTTCGTCTTGAAGGTCGCGTCCAGGACGACGTTCGATCCGGCCTCGAGGTCGGGCCAAGCGCGCTCGAGGAGTTCGTCGTAGGTCGCCTGCGTCTCCTCGGCGGTGTACTCGGGATCGGGGAACAGCTGCTTGCGAACCTCGTCGCTTCGGTACCGTTCGGCGGGGAGGTTCGATGCGGTGTAGGCCGACGCAGCCGACTTGCCGACCCCCGGCAAGCCACAGTAGACGATCAGCGTTGGACGGGCCACGCGCGTTCATCGTCGGTACTGGTACAAAGTCCGACCGGATTCCGCTGCGGGGGTTGGAGCCGGAGCCGAGGTCGTGGTCGCCGTCGCGGGTCGACGCAATCGTCGCGCGCTGCAACGCTGTGAACCCGAACGAAAACGGCGGACGGTGAGTCCGCGCGTGACACTCCGGAGGGTCCCCAGCACGTAGTCCACGACCACGACGGACGCCGTCGTCTGGTCGGTCGACGAGATACTCATAGTCGCGCCTTTTCTCCGCGGCCGCAAGCGGGTTTCCATCCACCGTTTGTTACATAGACATAGGTATCCATGTGTATAATCAAATGGGAAATCTTTTCAAGGACCTTGCATATTCACAAACGAATTCTCCATGGCAGGACGACGCAAGTTCATCAAGCTAGTTGGCGCGACAGGTATTGCTGGACTCGCTGGTTGCACGAGTGACGGCGGCGACGGCGGCGACAGCGACGGCGACAACACCACGACCTCCGAGAGTCAGGCGACGACCGAGTCCAACGGTAACTCCACGACGACCGAGGAGTCCAACCAGTTGGCCTTCGGTGGAGACGGCAACATCAACTTCGGTATCTCTCCCTCGGTCCCCCAAGAGGACCTCGAGGTCCAGTACTCACCGCTCGAGGACCACGTCGAGAGCTACGTTACCGAGAACTACGACACTGCCGACGGCCTCAGCATCCAGAGCACCATCGGGAGCAACTACAGTGCTATCATCCAGTCCCTCGGCCAGGGGACGATGGACTTCGCGGAGACCGGCCCGTTCGCCGCCGGCCTCGGCGTGATGACCGACAACGCCGAGATCATCCTCCAGCGCTACGGCTACGGCGGCTGGACGTACAAGAGCATCATCGCGGTCCCCACCGACAGCGACATCACGGAGCTGTCGGACCTCTCCGGCAAGTCCGTTGCGTTCTCCGACCAGCTGTCCACCAGCGGCGCGCTCTACCCGCTGTACGCCCTGTCCACGGAGGGCGGCCTCGACATCGGTAACCTCCCGGACGGCAACGGCTCGCAGGCGGAGTTCGACGCGCGCTTCGCGGGCGGCCACGTCGGCTCGTATACGCTCCTCGAACAGGGACAGGTCGACGCCGCGGCGATGGGCGGATTCGTTCGCGACACGTCCACTGGGCCGGCTCCCGACGAGTTCGAGGAGGTCGCCACCACGCTCCACGAGGACGAGGGGCTTCCGCGCGCGCCCATCGTCGTCTCTCCCGAACTCGGCGAAGAGGAGAAGAACGCGATTCAGCAGGCGTTCCTCGAAGGGCCGGACAGCATCTACCACGGCGCCGACGGCGAGGAAGGCACCGACGACGACCTCTGGTTCAGCGACGTCCGCGAGGCGTCTCAGGAGGACTACCAGTCCGTCATCGACGTCGCTGACGAACTGGACGTCGGTCCGGAAATCTTCGGGTAACCACCGCGATCACGCCGGTTTTTGGCCACACAAGCAATCCCAACTAACATGCCAACCATCGAATTCGAGAACGTCACCAAGATATACGGGGAGGATACCGTCGCGCTCGACGACGTGTCGTTCACCATCCCCGAGGGCGAATTCGTCATCCTGCTCGGGCCGTCGGGTGCCGGGAAGTCCACGATGCTCAGGGTGCTCAATGGGCTCACGGAACCGACCGAGGGGACCGTCCGCGTCGGCGACCAGGAAGTGCAGGGGAACCGCAGCGACGTCGGTATGGTGTTCCAGGAACACTACCTCATCGAGAGCAAGACCGCGTTCGGGAACGCGCTCACGGGCGCGCTCTCCCGGAACAGCCTCCTCCGAAGTATGCTCGGAATGCACAGCGAGGCGGACAAGCTCAACGCCTTGGAGGCGCTGGACACCGTCGGTCTCCTCGACGAGGCCGGCCAGCGCGCGGAGTCGATGAGCGGCGGACAGAAACAGCGTGTCGGCATCGCTCGCGCGCTCGTTCAGGAGCCCCAGCTCGTCCTCGCGGACGAACCCGTCGCCAGTCTCGACCCGAAGGCCGCTCGCGACGTGATGCGCTACCTGAAGAAGGCCGCGACCGAGGAGAACCTCACCACCATCACGAGCCTCCATCAAGTGAACATCGCCCGCGAGTTCGGTGACCGCTTCCTCGGCATCCGGGACGGCGAAGTCATCTTCGACGGCGACGCCGACGACCTCACGATGGAGGAGATGGACCGCATCTACTACGGAGACGACGTGAGCGGGGAACTCACGAACGACCCGACGGGGACGAACACCGTTCCCACCCACACCGCCGCGGACGCGGGTGAGAGCGCGTGACGTCCACCGGAGTCCGCGAGAAACTCGACACGCTCGACCGCCTCCGCAAACTCAGGTACGTCCTCTGGGTGGCGCTGGTCGGCGCCGTCATCGCCGTCACGTACTGGGGGCTCGGCTACATCGGGTTCCAGCCGCGGGTCGTCGCCAACCGGTACCCCGCGATGTGGGACTTCATCGCGACCGGCTTCTTCCCACCGGACTTCCAGAACTTCACCGTCTACACGAAAGAACAGGGAATCACGGGCCTGCGCGCGATTCCGGCGAGCTTCCGGGGCGGCGGCGTCCACATTATCGACAGCTTCACGTCCTCCCGGCAGTCGCTCGTGAAGGCGAGCCTCGTGACGCTCCTGCTCGGGTTCATGGGGACCGTGCTCGCGTTCCCGCTGGCACTCCTGTTCGGCGTGCTCGGCAGCGAGCGCGTCACGCCGTTCCCGTTCAACTTCATCTTCCGCGGCACCCTCAGCGCCATCCGCGCCATCCCCGCAATCGTCTGGATTTTCCTCTACATTCCCATCGGGCCACCGGGACAGGTCACCGCGGTGCTGGCGATTGCCACCGACGGCATCGGTAACCTCGGCCGCCTGTTCACGGACGACCTCGAGGAAATTGAGGAGGGCCCCATCGAGGCGATTCGCTCGACCGGCGCGTCCGGCACGCAGACGGTCAGCTTCGGGATGCTCAGTCAGGTCTCGCGGTCGTTCATCGCGTGGACGCTGTACATCCTCGAAATCAACACGCGCATCGCCATCTCGCTGGGCGTCGTCGGCGCCGGCGGGCTCGGCCTGATGATTCGGAACAGTCAGGACCTCTTCGCGTTCCAGCAGACCGCTGCCGGCCTCATCATGGTGTTCATCGTCGTGCTCGGCATCGAGCTTATCTCTTCGCGGATTCGCGCCCGCCTCCGGCCGGGCGAGCACGACAGCAAGGGCCTCGTCGAGGCTGTTCGGGACCTCTTCGACCCGAACAAGTGGCTCGGGCGGAACGTCTAGAACTCGTCCAACTGCGATTTCCCGTCGTTCCCGCCGCCAGCCATCGTCGCCGCTTTCGCTACATCCCCGTGAAGTTGGCCGTCAATAGATCGTTCTGACTTCGGTCCGTAGTAGGCGTCGATCCGCTCCTCGAGTGAGCTAACTGGTTTGGAAACATCAGAAGCTGGCTCCGGGATGCGGACATTGATCTCGTCTCTCTGAGCTCCCCAAGAGACGAATTCATCGAGGACGGATTTCTGATTACGACTGACGGTTGGAACACTC
The DNA window shown above is from Halopiger xanaduensis SH-6 and carries:
- a CDS encoding HAD family hydrolase — translated: MQAVLFDMDGVLVNSEDYWTEFQADDILPAAVPDANVDVAEVTGMNYRETYDYLEAEYGTAISRAEFEDRFEETAREIYREHVEALDGLHDLLAELGERGVERALVSSSPHDWIDIVLERFDLEDSFDHVVSAEDIDAAGKPEPDVFEYAASEVGVPAEECVVVEDSENGVEAGSRAGAVVVAYRIDAHGDLDLSPADEIVDSPAELRATVLELTE
- a CDS encoding cold-shock protein; the encoded protein is MANGTVDFFNDTGGYGFIETEDSDDDVFFHMEDVGGEDLTEGTEIEFDIEQAPKGPRATNVVRA
- a CDS encoding helix-turn-helix transcriptional regulator, with translation MNGRVGVAVLVVAALLLSPGIGAAAADPTDGEPSLALSSGSAQADSESEPESGAETATWGIAQDQSRIDADEVRMDVAVQPNGTAEWTLEFWIRLNDEESRTAFDSLQSDIRDDPDNYTRSFADRMRTTVATASDATGREMRADGFAVETERRSFAREYGVVRYAFRWHGFVAVEDDGTVLRAGDAIEGLFLDDGTRLLLEWPAGYELESATPDPDERRERAVLWRGGQTDFITGEPQVVVTTGGPSTALVAAIAAVVIGLGAAGAWRYRDRLPTSGGRPSGGREPDAGSPSAAASDGASPTAASASTDDGSSSNTNSSDAETPSSEAAPESIPASDVDPELLSNEEQVLRLVRDRGGRMKQQAVVEELGWTDAKTSKVVSGLREDDALESFRIGRENVLALPDAVDHAAVNGGDADTDDS
- a CDS encoding MazG nucleotide pyrophosphohydrolase domain-containing protein; protein product: MDEQQRVAAFVEQRGLETPPEYRVLDLASEVGELAKDANESTAYGSDPDGLEIESDEIGDALFALLALADSLEIDAGEAIEEALEKYEERLAETDSPGSGE
- a CDS encoding class I SAM-dependent methyltransferase; translation: MDSTDVRRQWKHRSGEFSPEYYAYYGPDETSERIRRRLERHLDRGRDATVLELGCSSGRHLSHLHANGFENLAGLEMNAHAFDVMEDAYPDLADDGTFYLDAIEDAVEDFEDDQFDAVYSVETLQHLHPDAAWVFDELSRIAGELLITAENEGNADPDSDSEPDSSGSDSSANRTPDRAASSDPDVNYVNDEFPLYYRDWNGIFTDRGCTELDATEGRRDTIRTFRTSSD
- a CDS encoding DEAD/DEAH box helicase; translation: MEVAEVLPEFADAFAFEEFNRMQREALPALLEREENVVASAPTASGKTALAELAICKALADGGTALFIAPLRALTNEKEDDWDRFENLDYSVYVVTGERDLNPRRARRADILVMTPEKLDSATRKHDSRRYDFVTDVDVCVIDEVHLLDADRRGSVLEVTISRLRRLCDPRVVALSATMPNVDDVAAWLDAPEETTFEFDEEYRPVDLNAGVKTYTHGENSFADKYRRLYRALDLAEPHLREDGQALVFVASRQDTVRAAEKARDEIAERDVPMGARGDYDFHTESKELENDKLRNSVLDGVAFHHAGLSKNDRDLIEEWFKQGHVELLFSTSTLAWGVNLPARCVVIRDTKLHDPLEGEVDMSPLDVLQMLGRAGRPGYDDVGYGWVVCDTAEADKYRQLLRDGKEIESRLAESLETHLNAEIAMGTITDLDDVMDWLETTFYYVRGQSKPEEYDFPNLRERVRDCLEELVDRGFVETSEDLSIEATSRGVLASKYYLRLETAAKFAELCDRVEEGHDLETGDVLEAVATAGEFESVSARQDERDAIDAVLVGQEYGDLEAGQRKVLAILRSAASGTTPAELASDAWVIRRNATRLVSALGAFLDRFVGPHAANLARRAEARIENGVSADAVGLTAIDGVGPGRASKLAKEGLSTPGDIADAGIDGLIDAGLSEGVAERVYEGAQSLPSIEIDWGDFPETVATGENEVREVTVRNVGEPARAGIRVTVNGREMTSTNTYLRDADTVPVGVFGAETDELEYTVSVAFPEEPLIPIEETRTVRVE
- a CDS encoding DJ-1/PfpI family protein, which encodes MVDTTAEIVLFDGFDELDAIGPYEVLENAAHAGASLDVQLVTLEETDLVTASHELRVEPDGTLGRPDLLIVPGGGWTTANGGVRAVVEDGVLPDAVDERYAEGATVASVCTGAMILAEAGLLEGRPATTHQVAAEDLEASAANVVDERVVDDGDVLTAGGVTSGIDLALWLVEREFGEDIAAAVTEELEHERRGSVFG